One Aureibacter tunicatorum DNA segment encodes these proteins:
- a CDS encoding PhnA domain-containing protein — MKIEKALQDRSGSKCEICGSKDNLSIFTVAPATDASEKDSVYICETCSSQINHPDKMDSNHWRCLNDSMWSEVPAVQIISWRMLHKLKKEGWPQDLLDMMYLDENMQKWAESTGDHLDESENPKHRDSNGVELKAGDSVVLIKDLNVKGSSLVAKRGTAVRNISLDHDNHEYIEGKVDGQQIVILTKYVKKNK; from the coding sequence ATGAAAATAGAAAAAGCACTTCAAGACAGAAGTGGATCAAAATGCGAAATTTGTGGATCAAAAGACAACTTAAGTATTTTCACAGTTGCTCCGGCAACTGACGCAAGTGAAAAAGATTCAGTTTATATATGCGAAACCTGCTCTAGCCAAATCAATCATCCAGATAAAATGGACTCTAATCATTGGAGATGTCTTAATGACAGCATGTGGAGTGAAGTTCCAGCAGTTCAAATAATTTCATGGAGAATGCTTCATAAATTGAAAAAGGAAGGCTGGCCGCAAGATCTGCTCGACATGATGTATTTGGATGAAAACATGCAGAAATGGGCAGAATCAACAGGAGACCATCTTGATGAGTCTGAAAATCCTAAACACAGAGACAGCAATGGCGTAGAGCTAAAAGCTGGTGATTCTGTTGTTCTTATCAAAGACCTAAATGTAAAAGGATCAAGTCTTGTTGCCAAAAGAGGAACTGCTGTAAGAAATATCTCTCTCGATCACGACAATCATGAATATATTGAAGGTAAAGTAGACGGTCAGCAAATCGTAATACTAACAAAATACGTCAAAAAGAATAAATAA